The following are encoded in a window of Xyrauchen texanus isolate HMW12.3.18 chromosome 42, RBS_HiC_50CHRs, whole genome shotgun sequence genomic DNA:
- the mybl1 gene encoding myb-related protein A: MANMKSRSEDEDDERHSTDPDIRDPKNSKKTLCKIKWSRDEDDKLKKLVEQHGTDAWKLIANYFPTRTDGQCQHRWQKVLNPELVKGPWTKEEDLRVIELVHKYGPKRWSVIAKHLQGRIGKQCRERWHNHLNPEVKKSSWTQEEDRIIYDAHKRLGNRWAEISKLLPGRTDNSIKNHWNSTMRRKVEHEGYLQEGSKCYSSDPGQKKRTKANPAVEYPHEQNQVILSNQSQQHRYPYGSQRGHCMDNITVEVFSFMSNPESYSSWSDSLPDDTVTTTESLDDRGGELCQLQEGQAAAVPLPVSPSKFLAAEASAVLSTLETIPEFAETMELIDSDPLAWSDVTSFDLSEGGPSPKPTNPTGACPAVNRSTEGLRYPINSPTVPEMSIQCATVIQGKSVTLSNTCMNRFSTPPLSIMRKKRRDRGDQSPPDERNCSPFIDSSRNSPKNTPVKGLPFSPSQFFNVSGGDPLTLDNPALTSTPVCGQKCLHNTPHQRETTPKHQKENAGFRTPKIHKNIMAHTPRTPTPFKNALAAQEKMHGPLSVVPQPLALLEEDIREVLKEETGSDIFTQEQIQLQYRSYEQMDAPARKVRKSLMLDSWEKDCLNVQLFPQQTINNNGPSFKDGLLTRSMLMMPFAERGEKSCSPDSLKGSLSMVCSLSPLGKREAVIQRSSPHKTPPQQANEWESVVFGKTEDQLIMTEQARHYLKTNPTTCISRALVL; this comes from the exons TGAAGATGAGGATGATGAACGTCATTCTACAGACCCTGACATCAGAGACCCCAAAAATTCAAAAAAGACCCTTTGCAAAATTAAATGGTCCCGGGACGag GATGATAAGCTAAAGAAACTTGTTGAGCAACATGGAACTGATGCTTGGAAATTAATCGCTAATTATTTTCCA ACAAGAACAGATGGTCAATGTCAGCACCGTTGGCAAAAGGTGCTCAACCCAGAGCTGGTGAAAGGACCCTGGACAAAAGAGGAGGATCTGAGG GTGATCGAGCTAGTTCATAAGTACGGACCCAAACGGTGGTCAGTGATTGCCAAGCACTTACAGGGCCGCATAGGCAAACAGTGCAGAGAGCGCTGGCACAATCACCTCAACCCAGAAGTGAAGAAATCCTCCTGGACTCAGGAAGAAGATCGCATCATCTATGATGCTCATAAACGCCTGGGCAACCGCTGGGCTGAGATCTCAAAGCTGCTGCCTGGAAG GACAGACAACTCCATTAAGAATCATTGGAACTCCACCATGCGCAGGAAGGTAGAACATGAGGGCTACTTACAGGAGGGTAGCAAGTGCTATAGCAGTGACCCTGGCCAGAAGAAACGGACCAAAGCCAACCCAGCGGTGGAATATCCACACGAACAGAATCAAGTGATCCTGAGCAACCAATCACAG CAGCACAGATACCCGTATGGTTCACAAAGGGGCCACTGTATGGACAACATTACAGTTGAGGTCTTTAGCTTCATGTCG AATCCAGAGAGCTACTCCAGCTGGTCAGACAGCCTCCCTGATGATACTGTGACCACCACAGAAAGTTTGGACGATAGAGGTGGCGAGCTGTGTCAATTACAGGAGGGCCAGGCTGCTGCTGTGCCTCTGCCAGTCTCTCCCAGCAAATTCCTGGCTGCTGAGGCCAGCGCTGTGTTGTCCACTCTAGAGACCATACCAGAGTTTGCAGAGACCATGGAGCTCATAGACTCG GATCCTCTGGCCTGGAGTGATGTGACCAGCTTTGATCTCTCTGAGGGAGGCCCCTCTCCGAAGCCCACTAACCCCACTGGGGCTTGTCCAGCAGTGAATAGAAGCACAGAAGGCCTTCGTTACCCAATAAATTCTCCCACTGTTCCAGAGATGAGCATACAGTGTGCCACCGTGATCCAGGGCAAGTCTGTTACTCTCTCCAACACCTGCATGAACAGGTTCAGTACTCCACCACTTTCCATTATGagaaagaagagaagagacagaGGGGATCAGTCCCCTCCAGATGAAAGAAACTGCAGCCCTTTTATAGACAGCAGTAGAAACTCACCCAAAAACACTCCTGTCAAAGGCCTACCCTTTTCCCCATCTCAG TTTTTCAACGTATCTGGTGGTGATCCCCTGACCCTGGACAATCCTGCTCTTACGTCCACCCCAGTGTGTGGTCAGAAATGTCTTCACAACACACCCCACCAGAGAGAAACCACACCAAAACACCAGAAAGAAAATGCAGG TTTCAGGACCCCCAAAATCCATAAGAACATTATGGCCCACACCCCAAGGACACCCACCCCTTTCAAAAATGCCCTGGCTGCCCAGGAGAAGATGCATGGGCCATTAAGTGTTGTG CCCCAGCCTCTGGCGCTTCTTGAGGAGGACATTAGAGAGGTTCTCAAAGAGGAAACAGGGTCTGACATATTCACACAAGAGCAGATCCAGCTTCAGTACAGATCTTATGAG CAAATGGACGCTCCTGCTAGGAAGGTGAGAAAATCTTTGATGTTGGACAGCTGGGAAAAAGACTGTCTGAATGTACAACTGTTTCCCCAACAGACGATTAACAACAATGGACCA TCTTTTAAAGATGGTCTACTGACCAGATCTATGCTCATGATGCCATTTGCAGAGAGAGGGGAGAAATCTTGCTCTCCTGATTCATTGAAGGGTTCACTTTCCATGGTCTGTTCCCTTAGCCCACTGGGCAAAAGAGAAGCCGTGATCCAGAGGAGCTCACCTCACAAAACCCCTCCACAG CAGGCCAACGAGTGGGAATCGGTGGTCTTTGGGAAGACGGAGGATCAGCTGATTATGACCGAGCAGGCGAGGCATTACTTAAAAACCAATCCCACCACCTGCATTTCCAGAGCTCTCGTCCTCTAA